The following are encoded in a window of Prochlorococcus marinus str. MIT 1013 genomic DNA:
- a CDS encoding DUF2854 domain-containing protein has protein sequence MNKLLSPASLITIGGASLSLIGLTAYFTDATNLSVPTFFYGVPIFLIGISLKTTEVPPALRVVPANKFASERAKAPEELGNLVKDVTRWRYGQSCQLESSLRVLKLWDIDSPPQLIEVEELVKSGNYGIRMRFEMAAVSLERWNAQKERLGRFFAKGLCAELFCPTSGELDLILLPQKQEENSKENE, from the coding sequence ATGAATAAACTTCTATCCCCTGCAAGCCTGATCACCATCGGAGGAGCATCCCTTTCTCTGATAGGACTAACAGCTTATTTCACTGATGCAACAAACCTCAGTGTTCCAACTTTCTTCTATGGAGTACCTATTTTCCTGATAGGTATATCACTAAAAACCACTGAAGTTCCGCCTGCCCTAAGAGTAGTGCCTGCAAATAAGTTTGCCTCAGAGAGAGCTAAAGCTCCTGAAGAACTAGGCAATCTAGTTAAAGATGTAACGAGATGGCGCTATGGTCAATCTTGCCAGCTTGAATCATCTCTAAGAGTATTAAAGCTATGGGACATAGATAGTCCTCCCCAACTTATAGAAGTAGAAGAATTGGTTAAAAGTGGTAATTATGGAATACGAATGAGATTTGAAATGGCTGCTGTATCTTTAGAAAGATGGAATGCACAAAAAGAACGTTTAGGAAGATTCTTTGCTAAAGGTTTATGTGCTGAATTATTTTGTCCCACATCTGGTGAATTAGATTTAATCCTACTTCCGCAAAAACAAGAAGAAAATTCAAAAGAAAATGAATAA
- a CDS encoding single-stranded DNA-binding protein has protein sequence MNHCMLEVLVKKAPTVRFTQDNKTPLAEIEVEFDSLRADDPPCAIKVVGWGKLAEELQNTVQVNSKLVIEGRLRMNTVPRQDGTKEKKAEFTLSRIHPLSSNTAVSSIPSKTQSNLKSDSANSLNNESVKWDSSPLVPDTDDIPF, from the coding sequence ATGAACCATTGCATGCTTGAGGTTTTGGTAAAGAAAGCCCCAACAGTTCGTTTTACCCAAGACAACAAAACTCCACTAGCTGAAATAGAAGTTGAATTTGACAGTCTCCGTGCTGATGACCCTCCCTGCGCAATCAAGGTGGTTGGTTGGGGAAAATTAGCAGAAGAGCTTCAAAACACAGTTCAAGTCAACTCTAAATTAGTAATAGAAGGTCGGTTGAGAATGAATACTGTTCCTCGTCAGGATGGCACTAAAGAAAAGAAAGCTGAATTTACTCTTTCGAGAATTCACCCCTTATCTTCTAACACAGCTGTTTCATCAATACCTTCTAAAACTCAATCAAATCTAAAAAGCGATTCCGCAAACTCATTAAATAACGAAAGTGTCAAATGGGACAGCTCTCCATTAGTACCTGATACAGATGACATTCCATTCTAA